In a single window of the Terrirubrum flagellatum genome:
- the rpoC gene encoding DNA-directed RNA polymerase subunit beta', with translation MNQEVMNLFNQQAAPPTFDQIRISIASPEKILSWSYGEIKKPETINYRTFKPERDGLFCARIFGPIKDYECLCGKYKRMKYKGVICEKCGVEVTLARVRRERMGHIELAAPVAHIWFLKSLPSRIGLLLDMTLKELERILYFESYVVLEPGLTPLKDRQLLSEDEYVMAQDEYGQDSFTAKIGAEAIRDMLRGMDLEQIAIQLRQELAVATGELKPKKLAKRLKIIEAFRESGNKPEWMILTNVPVIPPDLRPLVPLDGGRFATSDLNDLYRRVINRNNRLKRLIELRAPDIIIRNEKRMLQESVDALFDNGRRGRVITGANKRPLKSLSDMLKGKQGRFRQNLLGKRVDYSGRSVIVVGPELKLHQCGLPKKMALELFKPFIYSKLDARGYSSTVKQAKKLVEKEKPEVWDILDEVIREHPIMLNRAPTLHRLGIQAFEPVLIEGKAIQLHPLVCAAFNADFDGDQMAVHVPLSLEAQLEARVLMMSTNNILHPANGQPIIVPSQDIVLGLYHLTIMADGEPGQYKADPKTGVLQGVYSDLGELEHALSSKAVTLHAKIKYRWKGLGADGKPVTKFYDTTPGRVLLGQLLPKDPKVPFDVANRLMTKREISGMIDSVYRNCGQKETVIFCDRIMSLGFTNAFRAGISFGKDDMVIPENKWTIVEETRALTKDYEQQYQDGLITQGEKYNKVVDAWAKCSDKLAAEMMARISSVKKDDKGRDKPVNSIYMMSHSGARGSPTQMKQLAAMRGLMAKPSGEIIESPIISNFKEGLDVLEYFNSTHGARKGLADTALKTANSGYLTRRLVDVAQDAIISEVDCGSTGGISMRAIVDAGQIVASLAIRILGRTAAEDLTDADGKVIVATGEMIEEKHIDKITAAGIQEVKIRSVLTCETKNGVCATCYGRDLARGTPVNMGEAVGVIAAQSIGEPGTQLTMRTFHIGGAAQINEQSSLDSNFEGVVKVRNRNVARNSEGELVAMSRNMSIIIAAPDGTERAVHRIAYGAKLKVDEGDTMKRGQRIAEWDPYTRPILTEVDGKVGLEDLIDGQSMVETADESTGISKRIVIDWHGSQRTASLKPAMVIEDKNGKIAKLARGGDARYFLAVDAIVAAEPGSTVKAGDVLARIPMESAKTRDITGGLPRVAELFEARRPKDAAIIAEKSGTVRFGRDYKNKRRLTLEPSDGSEAVEYLIPKGKHIHLQDGDMVELGDYIVDGNPAPHDILAIKGVEELAAYLVNEIQEVYRLQGVSINDKHIEVIVRQMLQKIEVTDQGDTELLSGEQLDRTEFDDINARFVAEGRKPAAGVPVLLGITKASLQTRSFISAASFQETTRVLTEAAVNGKVDTLEGLKENVIVGRLIPAGTGGMISRLRSVATRRDDLILQQQATQPAPELETPQPAATAAE, from the coding sequence ATGAACCAGGAAGTGATGAATCTGTTCAATCAGCAGGCCGCGCCGCCGACGTTTGATCAGATCCGCATTTCGATCGCGAGCCCGGAGAAAATCCTCTCCTGGTCGTATGGCGAGATCAAGAAGCCCGAAACCATCAACTACCGGACGTTCAAGCCGGAGCGCGACGGTCTGTTCTGCGCGCGCATCTTTGGGCCGATCAAGGATTACGAGTGCTTGTGCGGCAAGTACAAGCGCATGAAGTACAAGGGCGTCATCTGCGAGAAGTGCGGCGTCGAAGTCACGTTGGCGCGCGTCCGGCGCGAGCGCATGGGCCATATCGAGCTCGCGGCGCCCGTCGCGCACATCTGGTTCCTGAAGTCGCTGCCGAGCCGCATTGGCCTGTTGCTCGACATGACGCTCAAGGAGCTGGAGCGCATCCTCTATTTCGAAAGCTATGTTGTTCTTGAGCCGGGCCTCACGCCGCTCAAGGATCGTCAGCTCCTGTCCGAAGACGAATATGTCATGGCGCAGGACGAGTACGGCCAGGATTCGTTCACGGCGAAGATCGGCGCCGAGGCGATCCGCGACATGCTGCGTGGCATGGATCTCGAGCAGATCGCGATCCAGCTTCGCCAGGAGCTCGCGGTTGCGACCGGCGAACTCAAGCCGAAGAAGCTCGCCAAGCGGCTGAAGATCATCGAGGCGTTCCGCGAATCCGGCAACAAGCCGGAATGGATGATCCTGACCAATGTGCCGGTCATCCCGCCGGACCTACGTCCGCTCGTGCCGCTCGACGGCGGTCGCTTCGCGACGTCCGATCTGAACGATCTCTATCGCCGCGTCATCAACCGCAACAACCGTCTGAAACGGCTGATCGAACTGCGCGCGCCTGACATCATCATCCGCAACGAAAAGCGCATGCTGCAGGAGTCTGTGGACGCGCTGTTCGACAACGGCCGTCGCGGCCGCGTCATCACCGGCGCCAACAAGCGTCCGCTGAAGTCGCTGTCCGACATGCTGAAGGGCAAGCAGGGCCGCTTCCGTCAGAACCTGCTCGGCAAGCGCGTCGATTATTCCGGCCGTTCGGTGATCGTCGTCGGTCCGGAGCTCAAGCTGCATCAGTGCGGCCTGCCGAAGAAGATGGCGCTCGAACTGTTCAAGCCGTTCATCTATTCGAAGCTCGACGCGCGCGGCTATTCCTCCACCGTCAAGCAGGCGAAGAAGCTGGTCGAGAAGGAGAAGCCGGAGGTTTGGGATATCCTTGACGAGGTGATCCGCGAACATCCGATCATGCTCAACCGCGCGCCGACGCTGCATCGTCTGGGCATCCAGGCGTTCGAGCCGGTGCTGATCGAAGGCAAGGCGATCCAGCTTCACCCGCTGGTTTGCGCCGCGTTCAACGCCGACTTCGACGGCGACCAGATGGCCGTGCACGTTCCGCTGTCGCTCGAAGCGCAGCTCGAAGCGCGCGTGCTGATGATGTCGACCAACAACATCCTGCATCCCGCGAATGGTCAGCCGATCATCGTGCCGTCGCAGGACATCGTGCTCGGTCTCTATCACCTCACCATCATGGCTGACGGCGAGCCGGGCCAGTACAAGGCTGATCCGAAGACCGGCGTGCTGCAGGGCGTCTACAGCGATCTCGGCGAGCTCGAGCATGCGCTGTCGAGCAAGGCGGTGACGCTGCACGCGAAGATCAAGTATCGCTGGAAGGGCCTCGGCGCCGACGGCAAGCCGGTGACGAAGTTCTATGACACGACGCCCGGCCGAGTGCTGCTCGGCCAGCTTCTGCCGAAGGACCCGAAGGTTCCGTTCGACGTCGCGAACCGTCTCATGACGAAGCGCGAAATCTCGGGGATGATCGACTCCGTCTACCGCAACTGCGGTCAGAAGGAGACGGTGATCTTCTGCGACCGCATCATGTCGCTCGGCTTCACCAACGCGTTCCGCGCCGGCATCTCATTCGGCAAGGACGACATGGTGATCCCGGAGAACAAGTGGACGATCGTCGAAGAGACGCGCGCGCTCACCAAGGATTACGAGCAGCAGTATCAGGACGGTCTGATTACGCAGGGCGAGAAGTACAACAAGGTCGTCGACGCCTGGGCGAAGTGCTCGGACAAGCTCGCGGCCGAAATGATGGCGCGCATCTCGTCGGTGAAGAAGGACGACAAGGGCCGCGATAAGCCGGTGAACTCGATCTACATGATGAGCCACTCCGGCGCGCGCGGTTCGCCCACGCAGATGAAGCAGCTCGCGGCGATGCGCGGCCTGATGGCCAAGCCGTCAGGCGAGATCATCGAAAGCCCGATCATCTCGAACTTCAAGGAAGGTCTCGACGTTCTCGAGTACTTCAACTCCACGCATGGCGCCCGCAAGGGTCTCGCCGACACGGCGCTCAAGACGGCCAACTCCGGCTATCTCACCCGCCGTCTCGTCGACGTCGCGCAGGACGCGATCATCTCCGAAGTCGATTGCGGCTCGACCGGCGGCATCTCGATGCGCGCCATCGTCGACGCCGGCCAGATCGTGGCTTCGCTGGCGATCCGCATTCTCGGCCGCACCGCGGCGGAGGATCTGACCGATGCGGACGGCAAGGTCATCGTCGCCACCGGCGAGATGATCGAGGAGAAGCACATCGACAAGATCACCGCCGCCGGCATCCAGGAAGTGAAGATTCGTTCGGTGCTCACCTGTGAGACCAAGAACGGCGTCTGCGCGACCTGCTACGGACGCGATCTCGCGCGCGGCACGCCCGTCAATATGGGCGAAGCCGTCGGCGTCATCGCGGCGCAGTCGATTGGCGAGCCGGGCACGCAGCTCACCATGCGCACCTTCCACATCGGCGGCGCGGCGCAGATCAATGAGCAGTCGTCGCTCGACTCCAACTTCGAAGGCGTGGTCAAGGTCCGCAATCGCAACGTCGCCCGCAATTCCGAGGGCGAACTCGTCGCGATGAGCCGCAACATGTCGATCATCATCGCCGCCCCTGATGGAACGGAGCGCGCGGTGCATCGCATCGCCTATGGCGCGAAGCTCAAGGTGGACGAGGGCGACACGATGAAGCGCGGCCAGCGCATCGCGGAGTGGGATCCCTACACCCGTCCGATCCTCACCGAGGTCGACGGCAAGGTCGGGCTGGAGGATCTCATCGACGGCCAGTCGATGGTTGAAACCGCCGACGAGTCGACGGGCATCTCCAAGCGCATCGTGATCGACTGGCACGGTTCGCAGCGTACGGCGAGCCTCAAGCCGGCGATGGTGATCGAGGACAAGAACGGCAAGATCGCCAAGCTCGCGCGCGGCGGCGACGCCCGCTACTTCCTCGCGGTCGACGCGATCGTGGCGGCGGAGCCGGGCTCGACGGTGAAGGCCGGCGACGTTCTCGCGCGTATCCCGATGGAGAGCGCCAAGACCCGCGACATCACGGGTGGTCTGCCGCGCGTGGCGGAGCTGTTCGAAGCGCGTCGTCCGAAGGACGCCGCGATCATCGCGGAGAAGTCGGGCACCGTCCGCTTCGGCCGCGACTACAAGAACAAGCGCCGCCTGACGCTCGAACCGAGCGATGGGTCGGAGGCGGTCGAGTACCTGATCCCGAAGGGCAAGCACATCCACTTGCAGGACGGCGACATGGTGGAACTCGGCGACTACATCGTCGACGGCAATCCGGCTCCGCACGACATTCTGGCGATCAAGGGCGTGGAGGAGCTTGCGGCTTACCTCGTCAACGAAATCCAGGAAGTCTACCGGTTGCAGGGCGTGAGCATCAACGACAAGCACATCGAGGTGATTGTCCGTCAGATGCTGCAGAAGATCGAGGTCACCGATCAGGGCGACACCGAGCTTCTTTCCGGCGAGCAGCTTGACCGCACCGAGTTCGACGACATCAACGCCAGGTTCGTCGCGGAGGGTCGCAAGCCCGCCGCCGGCGTGCCGGTGCTGCTCGGCATCACCAAGGCGAGCCTCCAGACCCGGTCGTTCATCTCGGCGGCGTCCTTCCAGGAGACCACCCGCGTCCTTACCGAGGCGGCGGTCAACGGCAAGGTCGACACGCTGGAAGGCCTCAAGGAGAACGTCATCGTCGGCCGCCTTATCCCGGCCGGCACGGGCGGCATGATCTCCCGGCTGCGCTCGGTCGCGACCCGTCGCGACGATCTCATCCTCCAGCAGCAGGCGACCCAGCCTGCGCCGGAGCTGGAGACGCCGCAGCCGGCTGCAACCGCGGCCGAGTGA
- the rpsL gene encoding 30S ribosomal protein S12 gives MPTISQLIRKPRTVRTYREKSRHMEACPQKRGVCTRVYTTTPKKPNSALRKVAKVRLTNGFEIIGYIPGEGHNLQEHSVVMIRGGRVKDLPGVRYHILRGVLDTQGVKDRKQRRSKYGAKRPK, from the coding sequence ATGCCGACGATCAGCCAGCTGATCCGCAAGCCGCGCACGGTGCGGACCTACCGCGAGAAGTCGCGCCACATGGAGGCTTGCCCCCAGAAGCGCGGCGTCTGCACGCGCGTCTATACGACGACGCCGAAGAAGCCGAACTCGGCGCTGCGCAAGGTCGCGAAGGTGCGTCTTACCAATGGCTTCGAGATCATTGGTTACATTCCGGGTGAAGGCCACAACCTGCAGGAGCACTCGGTGGTCATGATCCGCGGCGGCCGCGTGAAGGACCTTCCGGGCGTCCGCTATCACATCCTGCGCGGCGTGCTCGACACGCAGGGCGTCAAGGACCGCAAGCAGCGCCGTTCGAAGTACGGCGCGAAGCGTCCGAAGTAA
- the rpsG gene encoding 30S ribosomal protein S7, whose translation MSRRHSAEKREIIPDPKFGDIVVTKFMNSVMYEGKKSTAERMVYGAFDSIEAKAKVSPIEVFKAALENVAPAIEVRSRRVGGATYQVPVEVRPTRRQALAIRWIIQAARARNDRTMVDRLSAELLDAANNRGNAVKKREDTHKMAEANRAFAHYRW comes from the coding sequence ATGTCCCGCCGTCACAGCGCCGAAAAGCGTGAGATCATTCCGGACCCGAAGTTCGGCGACATCGTCGTCACCAAGTTCATGAACTCGGTGATGTATGAGGGCAAGAAGTCGACCGCCGAGCGCATGGTCTATGGCGCCTTCGACTCGATTGAAGCCAAGGCCAAGGTGTCGCCGATCGAAGTGTTCAAGGCGGCGCTCGAGAACGTCGCTCCGGCGATCGAAGTCCGCTCCCGCCGCGTCGGCGGCGCGACGTATCAGGTTCCGGTCGAGGTCCGCCCGACCCGCCGTCAGGCGCTGGCGATCCGCTGGATCATCCAGGCTGCGCGCGCGCGCAACGACCGCACCATGGTCGATCGTCTCTCGGCCGAGCTGCTCGACGCAGCCAACAACCGCGGCAACGCGGTCAAGAAGCGGGAAGACACGCACAAGATGGCGGAAGCCAACCGCGCCTTCGCGCACTACCGCTGGTAA
- the fusA gene encoding elongation factor G, which produces MARTHAITDYRNFGIMAHIDAGKTTTTERVLYYTGKSHKIGEVHDGAATMDFMEQEQERGITITSAATTAFWKGKRLNIIDTPGHVDFTIEVERSLRVLDGAVCVLDSNQGVEPQTETVWRQGDKYKVPRIVFCNKMDKTGADFYQCLDDIKKRLGAKPVPIQLPIGAESDFKGIIDLVRMKAVVWSGEALGAEFDENAEIPADLVEKANEYRAALIEAAVELDDAAMEAYLEGKETSEETLKTLIRKAVLTGAFYPVLAGSAFKNKGVQPLLDAVVDYLPSPIDRGAIKGIDYKTGEETSRAPTDDAPLSLLGFKIMDDQYGVLTFCRIYSGKLEKGMGLLNSTREKNERVGRMLLMHANNREEISEAYAGDIVALVGLKDTRTGDTLCDPQKAVILEKMEFPEPVIEMKVEPKTKNDQEKMALALIKLASEDPSFRVTTDSESGETIIKGMGELHLDIKVDILRRTHKVEVNVGAPQVAFRERIGRRVEKDYTHKKQSGGTGQFARVKFIVEPNEAGKGYEFESKIVGGSVPKEYIPGVEKGLNSVLGAGVIAGFPVVDLKVTLIDGAYHEVDSSALAFEIAARAGLREALQEGKCVLLEPIMKVEVVTPEEYTGSVIGDLNSRRGQIQGQDMRGNAVVVNAMVPLMNMFGYVSNLRSFTQGRASYTMQFDHYAQAPNNVVTEIQAKSA; this is translated from the coding sequence ATGGCCCGCACGCACGCGATCACCGACTACCGAAATTTCGGCATCATGGCGCATATCGACGCCGGCAAGACGACGACGACCGAGCGCGTGCTGTATTACACGGGCAAGTCGCACAAGATCGGCGAAGTCCATGACGGCGCCGCCACCATGGACTTCATGGAGCAGGAGCAGGAGCGCGGCATCACGATCACGTCGGCTGCGACGACCGCTTTCTGGAAGGGTAAGCGCCTCAACATCATCGACACCCCCGGCCACGTCGATTTCACCATCGAAGTCGAGCGTTCGCTGCGCGTGCTCGACGGCGCGGTATGCGTGCTCGACTCCAACCAGGGCGTCGAGCCTCAGACCGAAACGGTCTGGCGTCAGGGCGACAAGTACAAGGTTCCGCGCATCGTCTTCTGTAACAAGATGGACAAGACGGGCGCCGATTTTTATCAGTGCCTCGACGACATCAAGAAGCGCCTTGGCGCGAAGCCGGTTCCGATCCAGCTTCCGATCGGCGCCGAGTCCGATTTCAAGGGCATCATCGACCTCGTCCGCATGAAGGCGGTGGTGTGGTCGGGCGAGGCGCTCGGCGCCGAATTCGACGAGAACGCCGAGATCCCGGCCGACCTCGTTGAGAAAGCCAACGAATACCGCGCTGCACTGATCGAAGCCGCCGTCGAGCTCGACGACGCCGCGATGGAAGCCTATCTCGAGGGCAAGGAAACCAGCGAAGAGACGCTGAAGACGCTGATCCGCAAAGCGGTTCTCACCGGCGCCTTCTACCCCGTGCTCGCCGGCTCCGCCTTCAAGAACAAGGGCGTTCAGCCGCTGCTCGACGCCGTCGTTGATTATCTCCCGTCTCCGATCGATCGTGGCGCGATCAAGGGCATCGACTACAAGACCGGCGAAGAGACCTCGCGCGCGCCGACCGACGATGCGCCGCTGTCGCTGCTCGGTTTCAAGATCATGGACGACCAGTATGGCGTCCTGACCTTCTGCCGCATCTATTCCGGCAAGCTCGAGAAGGGCATGGGCCTGCTCAACTCGACCCGTGAGAAGAACGAACGCGTCGGCCGCATGCTGCTGATGCATGCGAACAACCGTGAGGAAATCTCGGAAGCCTATGCCGGCGACATCGTCGCGCTGGTTGGCCTGAAAGACACCCGCACCGGCGACACGCTCTGCGACCCACAGAAGGCCGTGATCCTCGAGAAGATGGAGTTCCCGGAACCTGTCATCGAGATGAAGGTCGAGCCGAAGACGAAGAACGACCAGGAGAAGATGGCGCTCGCGCTCATCAAGCTCGCGTCGGAGGATCCGTCGTTCCGCGTCACGACGGACTCAGAGTCGGGCGAGACGATCATCAAGGGCATGGGCGAGCTGCATCTCGACATCAAGGTCGACATCCTGCGCCGCACGCACAAGGTGGAAGTGAATGTTGGCGCGCCGCAGGTGGCGTTCCGCGAGCGGATCGGCCGTCGCGTCGAGAAGGACTACACCCACAAGAAGCAGTCGGGCGGTACGGGCCAGTTCGCGCGCGTGAAGTTCATCGTCGAGCCGAACGAAGCCGGCAAGGGCTATGAGTTCGAGTCGAAGATCGTCGGCGGCTCGGTGCCGAAGGAATACATCCCCGGCGTCGAAAAGGGCCTCAACTCGGTGCTCGGCGCTGGCGTGATCGCCGGCTTCCCGGTCGTCGATCTCAAGGTCACGCTGATCGACGGCGCCTACCACGAAGTCGACTCCTCGGCGCTGGCGTTCGAAATCGCGGCGCGCGCGGGTCTTCGCGAGGCGCTGCAGGAAGGCAAGTGCGTCCTGCTCGAGCCGATCATGAAGGTCGAGGTGGTGACGCCGGAAGAATACACCGGCTCCGTCATCGGCGATCTCAACTCCCGCCGCGGCCAGATCCAGGGTCAGGACATGCGCGGCAATGCGGTCGTCGTGAATGCGATGGTGCCGCTGATGAACATGTTCGGTTACGTGAGCAACCTCCGGTCGTTCACGCAGGGCCGGGCCAGCTACACGATGCAGTTCGATCACTACGCTCAGGCGCCGAACAACGTCGTCACCGAAATTCAGGCCAAGTCGGCCTGA
- the tuf gene encoding elongation factor Tu: MAKEKFNRSKPHCNIGTIGHVDHGKTSLTAAITKVLAESGGATFTAYDQIDKAPEEKARGITISTAHVEYETTKRHYAHVDCPGHADYVKNMITGAAQMDGAILVVSAADGPMPQTREHILLARQVGVPALVVFMNKVDMVDDPELLDLVELEVRELLSKYEFPGDDIPITKGSALMALEDKSPEIGRDAVLKLMETVDAYIPQPERPIDLPFLMPVEDVFSISGRGTVVTGRVERGIVKVGEEIEIVGLRDTQKTTVTGVEMFRKLLDQGQAGDNIGALLRGTKREDVERGQVLCKPGSVKPHKKFKAEAYILTKDEGGRHTPFFTNYRPQFYFRTTDVTGVVHLPEGTEMVMPGDNIAMTVELITPIAMEEKLRFAIREGGRTVGAGVVASIIE; this comes from the coding sequence ATGGCCAAAGAGAAGTTCAATCGCAGCAAGCCGCACTGCAACATCGGCACCATCGGTCACGTCGACCATGGCAAGACGTCGCTGACGGCTGCGATCACGAAGGTGCTCGCCGAGAGCGGCGGCGCGACCTTCACCGCCTATGACCAGATCGACAAGGCGCCGGAAGAGAAGGCGCGCGGCATCACGATCTCGACCGCGCACGTCGAGTACGAGACCACGAAGCGCCACTATGCGCACGTCGACTGCCCCGGCCACGCCGACTATGTGAAGAACATGATCACCGGCGCCGCGCAGATGGACGGCGCGATCCTGGTCGTGTCTGCTGCTGACGGCCCGATGCCGCAGACCCGCGAGCACATCCTGCTCGCCCGCCAGGTCGGCGTTCCCGCGCTCGTCGTGTTCATGAACAAGGTCGACATGGTCGACGATCCGGAACTCCTCGACCTCGTCGAGCTCGAGGTCCGTGAGCTTCTCTCGAAGTACGAATTCCCTGGCGACGACATTCCGATCACCAAGGGCTCGGCGCTGATGGCGCTCGAAGACAAGAGCCCCGAGATCGGCCGCGACGCCGTTCTCAAGCTGATGGAGACGGTCGACGCCTACATCCCGCAGCCTGAGCGCCCGATCGATCTGCCCTTCCTGATGCCGGTCGAAGACGTGTTCTCTATCTCCGGCCGCGGCACGGTCGTCACTGGTCGCGTCGAGCGCGGCATCGTCAAGGTCGGCGAGGAAATCGAGATCGTCGGTCTGCGCGACACGCAGAAGACCACGGTCACCGGTGTCGAGATGTTCCGCAAACTGCTCGATCAGGGCCAGGCGGGCGACAACATTGGCGCGCTGCTGCGCGGCACGAAGCGCGAGGACGTCGAGCGCGGCCAGGTGCTGTGCAAGCCGGGCTCGGTGAAGCCGCACAAGAAGTTCAAGGCTGAAGCCTACATCCTGACGAAGGACGAGGGCGGTCGCCACACGCCGTTCTTCACGAACTATCGTCCGCAGTTCTACTTCCGTACGACCGACGTGACCGGCGTCGTCCATCTGCCCGAGGGCACCGAGATGGTCATGCCTGGCGACAACATCGCCATGACGGTCGAGCTGATCACGCCAATCGCGATGGAAGAGAAGCTCCGCTTCGCCATCCGCGAAGGCGGCCGCACGGTGGGCGCGGGCGTCGTCGCCTCGATCATCGAGTAA
- the rpsJ gene encoding 30S ribosomal protein S10, with translation MNGQNIRIRLKAFDHRVLDASTKEIVSTAKRTGAQVRGPIPLPTRIERFTVNRSPHIDKKSREQFEIRTHKRVLDIVEPTPQTVDALMKLDLAAGVDVEIKL, from the coding sequence ATGAACGGTCAGAATATCCGCATTCGCCTCAAAGCGTTCGACCATCGCGTGCTCGATGCCTCGACGAAGGAGATCGTCTCCACGGCGAAGCGGACCGGCGCGCAGGTGAGGGGGCCGATCCCGCTTCCGACGCGCATCGAGCGATTCACGGTGAACCGCTCGCCGCATATCGACAAGAAGTCCCGCGAGCAGTTCGAGATCCGCACCCACAAGCGCGTTCTCGACATCGTGGAGCCGACTCCGCAGACCGTGGACGCGCTGATGAAGCTCGACCTCGCGGCGGGCGTCGACGTCGAGATCAAGTTGTAA
- the rplC gene encoding 50S ribosomal protein L3, producing the protein MRSGVIAQKVGMTRVFTDGGIHVPVTVLKLDNCQVVAHRTKEKNGYIALQLGAGKAKVKNVAKADRGHFAVAKVEPKMKLAEFRVDEKHLIPVGAQITADHFIAGQFVDVSGTSTGKGFAGGMKRWNFRGLRATHGVSVSHRSIGSTGGRQDPGKTFKNQKMPGHLGAERVTTQNLRVVQTDPSRGLILIEGAVPGVKGGWIHVRDAVKRALPKDAPSPGKFTMPEAEAAGGEAK; encoded by the coding sequence ATGCGCTCAGGCGTCATCGCACAGAAGGTCGGAATGACCCGCGTCTTCACGGACGGCGGCATTCATGTGCCTGTGACGGTGCTCAAGCTCGACAACTGCCAGGTTGTCGCGCACCGCACCAAGGAAAAGAACGGCTACATCGCGCTGCAGCTCGGCGCCGGCAAGGCCAAGGTCAAGAACGTCGCCAAGGCGGATCGCGGCCACTTCGCCGTCGCCAAGGTCGAGCCGAAGATGAAGCTCGCGGAATTCCGCGTCGACGAGAAGCATCTGATCCCGGTCGGGGCGCAGATCACCGCCGACCACTTCATCGCCGGCCAGTTCGTCGACGTGTCGGGCACCTCGACCGGCAAGGGCTTCGCGGGCGGCATGAAGCGCTGGAATTTCCGCGGTCTGCGCGCCACGCACGGCGTGTCGGTGTCGCACCGTTCGATCGGTTCGACCGGCGGCCGTCAGGACCCGGGCAAGACTTTCAAGAACCAGAAGATGCCGGGCCATCTCGGCGCCGAGCGCGTGACGACGCAGAATCTGCGCGTCGTGCAGACTGATCCTTCGCGCGGGCTGATCCTGATCGAAGGCGCGGTTCCCGGCGTCAAGGGCGGCTGGATCCATGTGCGCGACGCGGTCAAGCGCGCGCTGCCGAAGGATGCGCCGTCGCCTGGCAAG